The Acidimicrobiia bacterium genome includes the window CGCAAGCGCCTCGTCGCCGCCCTGATGGGCATGGCCCAAGGGGTAGCCCCGGTTGGGCCGGGGCTACTCGAAGCCCACGGGGTGCTCTTCGACCTCTCGGAGGAGATGCTGGCCCTCATCGATCTGGGACTGGGCGAGATACGGCCAGTGGTGCATGCGGGCGATCTGCCTTCCAACGGCTCTCGGCCAACCCGGGCGGCGAATAGCCGCGATGACGAGACCACCGTCGCCGAGGAGATCGAGTGGCACCTGCTGAGACGCCTGGGGTCTCATCGGGCCGCCTCGTTGGCTGGTGCGATGCCCCTTCTCCTCGACGACGTATTCCATGACCTCGATGGGTCGGCCTGCCACCATGTGCTCGATCGGTTGAGGACCATGGCGGAGGATGTGCAGGTGATCATCGTGAGTGACGTTTCCGACGTGTTGGAGTGGGTCCTACTGGCGGGAGCCGAACAAGCCAAGATCGTGCACGCCGCCGGGTTGTGACGACGCTGTGGTCTAAGGCGTGGGCGACAGCGGGCTCGGTCCCTGCTGGTCGCCGGGTGCCGATGACTAGGCCGCCGACAGGCGACTCAACCATCAGTCAACCCACCGGCAACTCAGTACCCGGTCACCGTCAACGGAACATTCGCGTTGAGGGTGGTGCCGTTCCCCAACTGCCCGTAGGTCTTTTGGCCCCAGCATTGGATGGTTCCGCTGGTCAACAACGCACACGAATGATTCCCGCCGGCGGCGATCGCGGGAGCGGGAGCGGGGGCGCGGGCGGGGGTAACAGCGGCTGAGGGGACGGAGAGATCACTACTGGTGCCGTCATCGAAGATCCCCCGAACCCGGAACGGGTAGGTCGTCCCGGGGGTGAGGCCGGTGACGATCTGGGTCGTGGCTGAGCTGGAGAACAGCTGGGCGGGTTGCGCCACCGAACCAACCGAGGGGATCACTTTGTGCCCAGTAACGACCGCTCTGGCATCGGCAGCTATGGCCGCCCCCGCGACAGCGTTACCTGGCTCGGCCCTGGCGTTCCCGTCACCCGAGCGGGAGCGGTACCCGAACCGCACCTCGTCAAGGCCAACAAGCCACTCACCACCACTGGCAACACGCCGAGTTTCCTCATGGCCTCAAACGGCATACCGGCCGCCGCACCGGTACCCGGAAATCAGCCCCGCCCCCGGAACCGGTAAAAAAACAGCCGGTGAGGGGCCGGGTACGGCAATCCCCCGAGAGCACTAGCGCGACAGTCCCCCGGATTCCAAGGCTTGTGATCGTGTCCCCCGAACGGGCCCTCGCTGTCGTGCTCCCGGAACCAAACCCCGCCCATGCATGTCATTCACCGTGCTCAGCGCACGGGCTTGCGGGGCGGCCTACGATCAGGGAGTCCTTTTTGACAAGGAGGTGTAGTGGTCGTCATCACCGAAGCCGCCATTCGGGAACTAGCTGGGCTCAGGGGACACACCGTTCCGATCACTTCCTGTTACCTCAACGTGGACGGCCGTCGGCTGGTGCGGCGCTCCGACGTTGAGCACGAGATGGATGGTTTGCTCCGGGGGGCTCGCCTACGGGCCAACGGGTACCCGTCGGTGCACGAAGACCTCAACCGGATCGAGGCGTTCGTCCGGGCTGGCATCGACCGACACCATGCTCGTGGGCTGGCGATGTTTGCCGGCTCGGCTTGTGGCTTGTGGAAGGTCATCGAACTACCAAAGCCGGTGCAATCCCAACTTGTGATCAACCATGCGCCGGTGGTGGGCCAACTTGAGTTGATGTTGCAGGAGTACGAACCCGTCGGGGTGCTCTTGGCCGACAAGCAGTGCGTGCAGCTGTACGTCTTCGCTATGGGCGAGTTGATCGAACACTGCGAATGGTTGGATGCACCGCGGCGTGGTTTCACCACTCGGGGGGAGCGCAAGCGGGATACCCCTGCACCGCGCCGCAAGGAGTTGGCCCAGCGCCATCTCCGTCACGCCGCGCAGGCTGCGTTCGACCTCTGGCAGGACCGGGGATTCCATCACCTCGTGATCGGTGGTCCCGATGCCATCGTGAACGAGCTCGTACAGAATCTGCACCCGTATCTTCGCGAGCGTTATTGCGGTCGGGTCCCCTTGGGCGTGGGGGCTGCCCCTGAGGACGTCCAGCGCGCCGCTGAAGAGGTGGAACTAAGCGTGGAGCGAGGACAGGAGACGGCCCTAGTAGCGCGCCTGCGCCAGGCGGTGGCCGGGGGCGGCAAGGGGGTGGCTGGACTAGGGCCAACACTGCTGGCCCTCAATGAACATCGCGTCGAGCGACTGCTCATCTCACGTGGCTTTGCCCAAGCGGGATGGCGTTGTCCCGCCACCGATGCCCTCCGGTTGGTGGGGCCCATCAACCCCGCCAACGGGGTGGCGATGGTGCGGGTGGATGACGTGGTCGAAGCCTGCCTCGAGGCGGCCCTGACGCAGGGTGTTCCGGTGACCATTTGCGTGGGCAACGCTGATCTCGACGTGTTGGGGCGGATCGGGGCATTGTTGCGTTATTAGGGCCGGGCGTTGGGTGGCCTCGCGGCATGCCCCCGGCGGGCATGCTGTTGGTCGTGGAGACGATCGGGATTGATGTGGGCGGCACCAAGGTGTTGGGCGTGGCTCTTGACCCGTCCTGCCCCGATGTGGTCCGAGCCGAGCAGCGAGTGCCCACGCCCGAGGGTGGCGATGGCCTCGTCGACACCCTCCTAGCGCTGGTGGTTGGCTTGTCGGCCCCCGCCGCCCGGGTGGGGGTGGGGGTGCCCGGTTTGGTCGATCGTCAGGGCACCTTGCGGATGGGTCCGCACCTCCGGCGCTTACACGATGTCCGCCTTGCCGAAGTTCTGACGCAGCGGTCGGGTCGCCCGACGGTGGTGGACAATGACGCCAACTGCCATGCGGTGGCGGAGCAGGTCGCCGGGGCCGCCCGCGGGTACGACGAGGCGCTCGTGGTGACGCTCGGCACGGGGATCGGGGCAGGAATCATCACGGGCGGACGGCTTCTGCGGGGGGCGAACGGGTTTGCCGGTGAGCCCGGACACATGGTGGTGGACCCCAACGGCCCTCCGTGTCCGTGTGGGAAGCGCGGCTGCTGGGAGCGGTTCGCGTCGGGTACGGGCTTTGCTCGGCTCGGACGTGACGCAGCCTACGGAGGGCGTCTTGATGGAGCTGTCGAGCGAGCCGGCGGGGACCCCGAAGCCCTACGAGGTGAACACGTCACCGCCGCGGCCCGGGCCGGGGACGCGGAGGCGTTGACGGTGGTGGGGCAATTGGCTCACTGGATCGCCCTCGGCTTGGCCAACCTCGTCAATGTGCTCGATCCCGCTGTCATCGTGATCGGGGGCGGTCTGGTGGAGGCGGCTGATCTCCTCCTGCCGGAGGTGCAGATGCGCTTCTCGGATCTCGTGATGGCAGGCGACCGACGACCGGCGGTGCCCATCGTGGCCGCCGCACTAGGGGATCGGGCGGGCGCCATCGGTGCGGCCCTCCTCGCCGCCGAAGGGGGCTGAGGTGCCCCCTAGGGCAACGCTTGTTGGGTGAAGCGTTCCTGGCAATCTCGAATCTCCTGCCAGGCTGCCGCCGCCCCTTCCCAGCCCTCCACATTGGAGTATTTATTGGGCTCGAGCGCCTTGTAGACCTCGAAGAAGTGGCTGATCTCTTGCGCCAGATGGCTGGGCAGGGTGTTTACATCGGTGATGTGCTCCCAGCGGGGGTCGTCGGCGGGGACGCAAATGATCTTGGCGTCGGGGCCGGCGTCGTCGGTCATCCAGAACACGGCGATCGGGCGGGAGGACACCCAGCATCCCGGAAAGGTGGGGTCGTCGAGGAGTACGAGGGCATCGAGCGGATCGGTGTCCTCGGACAAGGTGTTGGGGATGAATCCGTAATC containing:
- a CDS encoding ROK family protein; translation: MPPAGMLLVVETIGIDVGGTKVLGVALDPSCPDVVRAEQRVPTPEGGDGLVDTLLALVVGLSAPAARVGVGVPGLVDRQGTLRMGPHLRRLHDVRLAEVLTQRSGRPTVVDNDANCHAVAEQVAGAARGYDEALVVTLGTGIGAGIITGGRLLRGANGFAGEPGHMVVDPNGPPCPCGKRGCWERFASGTGFARLGRDAAYGGRLDGAVERAGGDPEALRGEHVTAAARAGDAEALTVVGQLAHWIALGLANLVNVLDPAVIVIGGGLVEAADLLLPEVQMRFSDLVMAGDRRPAVPIVAAALGDRAGAIGAALLAAEGG
- a CDS encoding inorganic diphosphatase, with protein sequence MDNKIEVIIEIPRGSRNKYEYDHEHHIMRLDRRLFTSTGYPADYGFIPNTLSEDTDPLDALVLLDDPTFPGCWVSSRPIAVFWMTDDAGPDAKIICVPADDPRWEHITDVNTLPSHLAQEISHFFEVYKALEPNKYSNVEGWEGAAAAWQEIRDCQERFTQQALP